The following are from one region of the Cytobacillus firmus genome:
- a CDS encoding nuclease-related domain-containing protein — translation MLLKRRFPSDELWCMRYLNTRMELTEKEKQHWANLEKGYEGEVKFDLLTEKLTEERLVIHDLLLEVNNSYFQIDTLIISESMIHLIEIKNFLGDWQLESDKLYAVNTGREYKNPVYQLKRSAALFRQLLQILKQTIPVEASIIFINPEFTLYQAPMDQPIILPTQINRFLKDLNHTPSKLHEGHRKLAQQLLSLHQTKNPYTILPDYHFDRLKKGMYCLDCHSLLSPVHRTLVCEKCGGREKLEQAILRNIREFKFLFPERKLTTQGIYEWCKADISKRTYSRVLKKNFTARGSTSNTYFV, via the coding sequence ATGTTATTAAAAAGAAGATTTCCGTCGGATGAATTATGGTGTATGAGGTATTTAAACACCCGAATGGAGTTAACCGAAAAAGAAAAACAGCACTGGGCCAACCTTGAAAAAGGCTATGAAGGAGAGGTGAAATTTGATCTTCTGACTGAAAAATTGACTGAAGAAAGGCTGGTGATTCATGATCTGTTACTGGAAGTGAACAACTCCTATTTTCAAATTGACACCTTGATCATTTCAGAAAGTATGATCCATCTAATAGAAATAAAAAATTTCCTGGGAGACTGGCAGCTGGAATCTGACAAGCTATATGCCGTGAATACCGGCCGGGAATATAAGAATCCTGTATACCAATTAAAACGAAGTGCCGCCCTATTCCGCCAGCTGCTTCAAATCCTCAAGCAAACCATTCCCGTTGAAGCCTCCATTATTTTTATTAACCCTGAATTCACCTTATACCAAGCCCCCATGGACCAGCCCATTATCCTGCCAACCCAAATAAACCGATTCCTGAAAGACTTGAATCATACCCCGTCCAAACTACATGAGGGTCACAGAAAACTGGCCCAGCAATTACTGTCACTCCATCAAACCAAAAATCCTTATACCATTTTGCCTGACTATCACTTTGACCGGCTGAAAAAAGGGATGTATTGCCTGGACTGTCATTCTCTTCTCAGTCCTGTACACAGGACTCTGGTATGTGAAAAATGCGGCGGGCGTGAAAAATTGGAGCAGGCAATCTTGCGCAATATACGAGAATTCAAGTTTCTCTTTCCTGAACGAAAGCTGACGACCCAAGGCATTTATGAATGGTGTAAGGCTGATATAAGCAAACGAACTTACTCCAGGGTATTAAAGAAAAACTTTACGGCGCGCGGCAGCACCAGTAATACCTATTTTGTGTGA
- a CDS encoding AraC family transcriptional regulator: protein MDLLQNMNRAMKYIEEHLAEEVDFKEAAKLSYCSEYHFKRMFSFLAGVSLSEYIRRRRLTLAAFDLKDQRAKVIEVAMKYGYSSPDSFTRAFQQLHGITPSEARSNGHALKAYPPMTFHLSIKGGTEMNYRIEEKEAFRIVGLKKRVPIIFNGVNPEIADMWKSLNEEKIRMLKSLSDTEPFGLISASANFSEGRMEEKGELDHYIGAATTKECPAGMESLEIPATSWAVFEAVGPFPETLQNVWGRIYSEWFPSSSYQQIEGPEILWNESKDTASPAFRSEIWIPVAKKQDS, encoded by the coding sequence ATGGATTTGCTGCAAAATATGAATCGGGCGATGAAATATATTGAAGAGCATTTAGCCGAAGAGGTTGATTTCAAAGAAGCGGCTAAGCTTTCTTATTGCTCGGAGTACCATTTTAAACGAATGTTTTCCTTTCTGGCGGGGGTATCGCTTTCGGAGTATATCCGCAGAAGACGGCTGACCTTGGCTGCCTTTGACCTGAAGGACCAGAGGGCTAAGGTCATTGAGGTAGCCATGAAATATGGATACAGCTCGCCTGATTCGTTTACCAGAGCGTTCCAGCAGCTTCATGGCATCACTCCATCAGAAGCAAGGAGCAATGGCCACGCCCTGAAGGCTTATCCGCCGATGACCTTCCATCTATCTATTAAGGGAGGAACTGAAATGAACTATCGTATTGAGGAGAAAGAGGCGTTTCGAATTGTGGGCTTAAAGAAGCGGGTGCCGATTATTTTTAACGGAGTGAATCCGGAGATTGCGGACATGTGGAAGAGCCTGAACGAAGAAAAGATTAGGATGCTCAAGAGTTTATCGGACACAGAGCCATTCGGCCTGATCAGTGCATCAGCCAATTTTTCTGAAGGAAGAATGGAAGAAAAAGGTGAGCTTGACCATTATATCGGAGCTGCCACTACAAAGGAATGCCCTGCGGGGATGGAATCTCTTGAAATTCCGGCCACATCATGGGCAGTATTTGAAGCAGTGGGGCCGTTTCCGGAAACGCTTCAGAACGTATGGGGACGGATTTACTCGGAATGGTTCCCATCCTCTTCCTATCAGCAGATAGAAGGGCCGGAAATTCTCTGGAATGAAAGCAAAGATACGGCTTCACCAGCATTCCGCAGTGAAATCTGGATTCCGGTTGCAAAAAAACAGGACTCCTAA
- a CDS encoding YvrJ family protein: MEQMVTLISELGFPIVVTLFLLNRIEAKLDVVVSSIQGLPDRLRE; the protein is encoded by the coding sequence ATGGAACAGATGGTCACCCTGATCAGCGAACTCGGCTTCCCGATTGTGGTCACGCTTTTTCTGCTGAACCGGATCGAAGCCAAGCTGGATGTTGTTGTGTCCTCAATCCAGGGATTGCCGGATCGCCTGAGGGAATAA
- a CDS encoding DUF1659 domain-containing protein — protein MAQAIITDSKLRLVFETGLNGQGKPVYKSKTYSGVKQSATADQLFTVGQAIAGLSSYPLTELNRNDSFDILG, from the coding sequence ATGGCACAAGCAATTATCACTGATTCCAAACTTCGCCTGGTTTTTGAAACAGGCCTTAACGGGCAGGGCAAGCCGGTTTACAAATCAAAAACCTACAGCGGCGTGAAACAATCCGCTACAGCGGACCAGCTTTTCACAGTGGGACAGGCAATCGCTGGATTATCAAGCTACCCGCTGACTGAGCTAAACAGAAACGACAGCTTCGATATCTTAGGCTAA
- a CDS encoding GntR family transcriptional regulator — translation MKDSTEFLYPQKWLSKASSGDRVAYELRMRIIAGLIESGTTLSENKLAADFAVSRSPIREALRTLASENIIRLERTGAVVAGLTEKEIEEIYDVRLMIETFVFERLISMDTNELAMELSKVLEMMKVAVKYRDADEFAYQDILFHEIIIGSIGHSYIQLIWNNLKPVMEGFILLSMRVRFKENYEDLDRIVKNHELYIDAIKTKDRDLMIQSLHENFDDVQGKVDDLWRSQQMLSKGVKQQDD, via the coding sequence ATGAAAGATTCTACTGAATTTCTATATCCGCAAAAATGGCTTTCTAAGGCTTCCTCTGGCGACCGTGTCGCATATGAGCTTAGAATGCGCATTATTGCCGGGTTGATTGAAAGCGGTACCACGCTTTCTGAAAATAAGTTGGCCGCTGATTTTGCAGTGAGCCGTTCACCGATTCGTGAAGCCTTACGGACACTGGCATCTGAAAATATCATCCGCTTGGAAAGAACGGGTGCTGTGGTTGCCGGGTTAACTGAAAAAGAAATCGAAGAAATATACGATGTTCGTCTGATGATTGAGACATTCGTGTTTGAACGTCTTATCAGCATGGACACAAATGAGTTGGCGATGGAGCTCAGCAAGGTGCTGGAAATGATGAAGGTGGCTGTCAAGTATCGGGATGCGGATGAGTTTGCGTATCAGGATATTCTGTTCCACGAAATTATTATCGGGTCTATTGGCCATTCTTATATCCAGCTGATCTGGAATAATTTAAAGCCTGTGATGGAAGGCTTCATTCTTTTATCCATGCGCGTGCGCTTTAAGGAAAATTATGAAGATCTTGATCGGATTGTGAAAAATCATGAACTATATATTGATGCCATTAAAACAAAAGACAGAGACCTCATGATTCAGTCGCTGCACGAAAATTTTGATGATGTTCAAGGGAAAGTGGACGATTTATGGAGGTCACAGCAAATGCTGTCCAAAGGGGTTAAACAACAAGATGACTAG
- a CDS encoding DUF3231 family protein has protein sequence MAVRSKELTVSEVSNIWSSYLKNSMELQFFTYFFQTAEDRKVRKIVGRLLHQSGKNLKQLQDFFHKESMSVPLGFTDEDININAGKVFSDHFILFFCHDITQLSLSTYPSALGQSTRKDIRDYFEITLKFTLKIQNEIVDLMLSKGIYPKPPNIKLDDRIDFARSINYLNGFKGGSRALNAPEIANLSRVIHRAQFSRKIFAAFSHFSQRNEMKDHFSKGRDLIEGVLRSLQEVMDKENIPVSSAKELTQFDVDLPPFSEKMMLFFVNTCIGIFCFTMISQAMTSSLRSDIIIKLLGISKNMSLYYGKGLMIAIKQKWLEQPPQAAER, from the coding sequence ATGGCAGTGCGTTCTAAAGAGCTGACGGTCTCTGAGGTCTCGAATATTTGGTCATCTTATTTAAAAAACAGCATGGAGCTGCAGTTTTTTACCTATTTTTTTCAAACGGCTGAGGATCGCAAAGTCAGAAAGATTGTTGGAAGGCTGCTACATCAGTCCGGTAAAAACCTCAAGCAGCTCCAGGATTTTTTTCATAAAGAGAGCATGTCCGTGCCCCTTGGTTTCACGGATGAGGATATAAATATAAATGCCGGTAAAGTATTCTCCGATCATTTTATTTTATTTTTTTGCCATGATATTACCCAGCTTTCATTGAGTACATATCCAAGTGCCCTGGGTCAAAGCACCCGTAAAGATATCCGGGATTATTTTGAGATCACACTTAAGTTCACGTTAAAGATCCAAAATGAAATTGTGGATTTGATGTTATCCAAGGGCATTTACCCAAAGCCGCCCAATATTAAGCTTGATGACCGGATTGATTTTGCCCGGAGCATTAATTACCTTAATGGGTTTAAGGGCGGATCCCGAGCGCTTAATGCTCCTGAAATTGCGAATCTATCCAGAGTGATTCATAGGGCCCAATTCTCGAGAAAGATCTTTGCGGCCTTCAGCCATTTTTCTCAAAGAAACGAAATGAAGGATCATTTCAGCAAAGGAAGAGATTTGATCGAGGGCGTGCTGCGATCCCTTCAGGAAGTAATGGACAAGGAAAATATTCCGGTTTCCTCTGCCAAAGAGCTCACCCAATTTGACGTGGATCTTCCTCCTTTTTCAGAGAAAATGATGCTGTTCTTTGTGAACACCTGTATCGGGATATTCTGCTTCACCATGATCAGCCAGGCCATGACCTCCAGCCTAAGATCCGATATAATCATTAAACTGCTTGGCATCAGTAAAAACATGTCTCTTTATTATGGAAAAGGCCTGATGATTGCCATAAAGCAAAAATGGCTTGAACAGCCGCCACAGGCTGCGGAGAGATAG
- a CDS encoding DUF2922 domain-containing protein, with the protein MAKSLEMTFETEMGKETKLSVDSPKEPIDPAAVKAVMEQIIAANAFDGNGGDLVAAKGARLVERNVTDYELM; encoded by the coding sequence ATGGCTAAATCACTTGAAATGACATTCGAAACAGAAATGGGCAAGGAAACCAAGCTTTCGGTGGACAGCCCGAAGGAACCGATTGATCCGGCAGCTGTAAAGGCAGTGATGGAACAGATCATTGCGGCTAACGCTTTTGACGGCAATGGCGGTGACCTTGTTGCAGCTAAAGGCGCCAGATTAGTAGAGCGCAATGTAACAGATTATGAACTAATGTAA
- a CDS encoding sigma-70 family RNA polymerase sigma factor: MESFEQLAAQYEPMIHNIMQKLNIYKNTEEFYQLGLITLWQAWKNHNDAKGAFLSYAYSMVKGKMMTELTRQTNQIDRYIYPEADFWEFIEDPSPAPSPELTQELYKKCGLLSENQMKWLHYTLCDELSVREIAEKERVSPSAVKNWRHGAREKLKKIMQLN; the protein is encoded by the coding sequence ATGGAGAGTTTTGAACAGTTAGCAGCACAATATGAACCTATGATTCATAACATTATGCAAAAATTGAACATCTATAAAAACACTGAGGAATTCTACCAGCTGGGTTTAATAACCCTTTGGCAGGCATGGAAAAATCATAACGATGCAAAAGGGGCCTTCCTTTCCTACGCTTACAGTATGGTAAAAGGAAAAATGATGACGGAATTAACCAGGCAAACAAACCAGATTGACCGATATATCTATCCGGAAGCAGACTTCTGGGAATTCATCGAAGACCCCTCACCAGCTCCCAGTCCAGAGCTCACACAAGAACTTTACAAAAAATGCGGACTGTTATCTGAAAACCAAATGAAATGGCTTCACTATACATTATGTGATGAGCTGTCTGTCAGAGAAATTGCTGAAAAAGAACGGGTCTCCCCTTCTGCAGTCAAAAACTGGCGGCACGGTGCCCGCGAGAAGCTGAAGAAAATAATGCAGCTTAATTAA
- a CDS encoding DUF421 domain-containing protein — protein MDFLQSQHSLSAMEWGLRAVIAYFFLVIVAKVLGQRAISQLRLLDLVMALVIGNIIAHPLSDEELGLKGSIVTTIVLVVLYLISLFSILKWPAVRRMVNSKPIPLVQNGEIIYKGLNKARISIDVLLEELREKKVEDVKKVALALWEANGSISFFLDPKYEPITPAFLQRDTEPFDMPRTIIKEGKVDKKVLQTIQKDERWLIAHLERFYQTEINNVLLATMDSKGTMKIFLYH, from the coding sequence ATGGATTTTTTACAGAGTCAGCACTCACTTTCTGCCATGGAGTGGGGACTCAGGGCTGTCATCGCTTATTTCTTCTTAGTCATTGTCGCCAAAGTGCTGGGACAGCGTGCCATTTCCCAATTAAGACTCCTGGATTTAGTAATGGCTTTAGTGATTGGCAATATTATTGCCCACCCCTTATCAGATGAGGAGCTGGGACTAAAGGGTTCAATTGTTACAACCATTGTCCTTGTCGTTCTTTACCTGATCAGTTTATTCAGCATCCTGAAATGGCCAGCGGTTAGAAGAATGGTAAACAGCAAGCCCATCCCCCTCGTACAGAATGGAGAAATCATCTATAAGGGCTTAAATAAAGCAAGGATTTCCATTGATGTGCTGCTGGAGGAATTACGCGAGAAAAAAGTAGAAGATGTAAAAAAGGTGGCGCTTGCTCTATGGGAAGCAAACGGAAGCATTTCCTTCTTTTTGGATCCCAAATATGAACCTATTACACCTGCTTTCCTGCAAAGAGATACAGAACCATTCGATATGCCAAGAACCATTATTAAGGAAGGCAAAGTGGATAAAAAAGTGCTGCAAACCATACAAAAGGACGAAAGATGGCTAATCGCCCATTTAGAACGTTTCTATCAGACAGAAATTAATAATGTTCTGTTAGCTACCATGGACAGCAAAGGAACCATGAAGATATTTTTATATCATTAA
- a CDS encoding helix-turn-helix domain-containing protein — protein sequence MIFAEKLKKERKEKGWSQEELAEKLYVSRQSVSKWENGQNYPSIEIIIKLSDLFGVTIDELLRSDEELTEKVIKDSRQLAYPRLKVFFDCLFLIGSAMLILKLSILGLNHFTELEIPLRGSFFWNFGPLFLMLGGGIFSDTLKKKYKTE from the coding sequence ATGATTTTTGCCGAAAAGCTTAAGAAGGAGAGGAAAGAGAAAGGATGGTCACAGGAGGAACTGGCTGAAAAGCTGTATGTGAGCCGCCAGTCTGTTTCTAAATGGGAGAATGGCCAGAATTATCCCAGCATTGAAATTATTATTAAACTAAGTGATCTGTTTGGGGTTACGATTGATGAATTATTAAGGAGTGATGAGGAATTGACGGAGAAAGTGATTAAGGACAGCAGACAATTAGCTTATCCAAGATTGAAAGTATTTTTTGATTGTTTATTTCTGATAGGATCCGCTATGCTAATCCTTAAACTAAGCATTTTAGGACTTAATCATTTTACTGAACTGGAGATCCCTCTTCGTGGATCGTTTTTCTGGAATTTCGGTCCTCTGTTTTTAATGTTAGGCGGCGGAATTTTCTCTGACACATTAAAAAAGAAATATAAAACTGAGTAA
- a CDS encoding malate:quinone oxidoreductase: MSSVQNKTDVILIGAGIMSATLGSLLKELAPEWEIKVFEKLASAGEESSNEWNNAGTGHAALCELNYTSEKSDGSIDIAKAINVNEQFQLSRQFWSYLVENSLITNPQDFIMPIPHMSFVQGEENVSFLKKRLEALSANPLFQGMEFSDDPEKLKEWIPVMMEGRKSDEPIAATKIDSGTDVNFGALTRMLFDHLKSKNVDVHYQHSVQDLKRAGDGSWNVKVRNMESGTTENHQAKFVFIGGGGGSLHLLQKTGIPESKHIGGFPVSGLFLVCNDPEIVEKHHAKVYGKAKVGAPPMSVPHLDTRFIDNKKSLLFGPFAGFSPKFLKTGSNMDLIKSVKPNNVITMLAAGAKEMALTKYLIQQVMLSHEQRVEELREFIPNAKSEDWSVVVAGQRVQVIKDTPAGKGTLQFGTEVVSASDGSVAALLGASPGASTAVNVMLEVLQKCFPEQMDEWHFKIKKMIPSYGMSLSENPKLFREIHESTAQVLGLSEKEKHQELAYN; the protein is encoded by the coding sequence ATGAGCAGCGTACAGAACAAAACAGACGTTATCTTAATTGGTGCCGGAATCATGAGCGCGACTTTGGGATCTTTACTGAAAGAGTTAGCACCGGAATGGGAAATCAAAGTGTTTGAGAAGCTCGCCAGCGCAGGAGAAGAAAGCTCTAACGAATGGAATAATGCAGGGACGGGACATGCTGCATTGTGCGAGCTTAACTATACATCTGAAAAATCCGATGGATCAATAGATATCGCTAAAGCGATCAATGTAAATGAACAGTTTCAGCTTTCCAGACAGTTTTGGTCTTATCTTGTAGAAAACAGCCTGATTACCAATCCGCAGGACTTTATTATGCCAATCCCTCATATGAGCTTTGTTCAGGGAGAAGAAAATGTATCGTTTTTGAAAAAACGTTTGGAAGCGCTGTCAGCTAATCCGCTGTTTCAGGGCATGGAATTTTCCGATGATCCTGAGAAGCTGAAGGAATGGATTCCGGTGATGATGGAAGGCCGTAAATCCGATGAGCCGATTGCAGCCACAAAAATCGATTCCGGAACGGATGTCAACTTCGGTGCGTTAACGCGCATGCTGTTTGACCATTTAAAGAGCAAAAATGTCGATGTTCATTACCAGCACAGCGTCCAGGATTTAAAGCGTGCCGGCGATGGATCGTGGAATGTAAAAGTGCGGAATATGGAAAGCGGCACAACCGAAAACCATCAGGCGAAGTTTGTCTTTATCGGCGGGGGCGGCGGAAGCCTGCATCTGCTGCAGAAGACGGGCATCCCTGAATCGAAGCATATTGGCGGATTCCCGGTAAGCGGACTGTTCCTGGTCTGCAACGATCCGGAAATCGTTGAGAAGCACCATGCGAAGGTATACGGAAAAGCCAAAGTGGGTGCTCCTCCAATGTCTGTGCCGCATCTGGATACAAGATTCATTGATAACAAGAAATCCCTGCTGTTCGGCCCGTTTGCCGGATTTTCACCGAAATTCCTGAAAACAGGCTCCAATATGGACTTGATCAAGTCTGTTAAGCCGAACAATGTCATCACCATGCTGGCTGCAGGTGCAAAGGAAATGGCGCTGACAAAATATCTGATTCAGCAAGTGATGCTGTCCCATGAACAGCGTGTGGAAGAACTGCGTGAGTTCATTCCAAACGCAAAGAGCGAAGATTGGAGTGTCGTAGTAGCCGGCCAGCGTGTGCAGGTCATCAAGGATACACCTGCCGGAAAAGGAACCCTGCAATTCGGCACAGAAGTAGTCAGTGCGTCTGACGGCTCGGTTGCTGCCCTGCTCGGAGCTTCACCGGGTGCTTCAACAGCCGTTAATGTCATGCTTGAAGTATTGCAGAAGTGCTTCCCTGAGCAAATGGACGAATGGCATTTTAAAATTAAGAAAATGATTCCGTCCTACGGTATGTCACTATCTGAAAATCCTAAGCTGTTCCGTGAGATTCACGAATCCACAGCGCAGGTGCTTGGCCTCAGCGAAAAGGAAAAGCATCAGGAGCTTGCTTACAACTGA